TCCACCTATTGCCATATTGATTGCATTGTTATTTGCTGTTACAATTGGCTGTTGTTTCCATCGTGCCAATCAACGTCGTAAAGCTATGGGTACGATGGCACCATATCATGATGAATCGCCTACATTATATCGACAACGAATACCTATACAATTGGAATTTGAACGTGCTGGCCTACGAGGCAGTGGTATTCATCCTAGCGAACAAGAATCTATGTTAGATTCTAAATTCGGCAGACATCCGGTTCgtaaattgtttattttcaattgcaatgaaaatttttcattcatttcctATTTTTTATATAGGTACATATAATGCCTCCAAAACTTCGTGGTGGTCCGCCATCCAACTTACCGGCAGCTCAAGCTGCTGCTAGTCATCATGTCCATCATCCTGGTGGTACACATCGACATCCGACTCTACCTTATCAAATGTTACCACAACAATAGTCTGAACAATTCGGGagacaatttttattgttgttcggGTGCCTTGTCCATAGccaacaatcaataattaacGTCTGATTGGTtcccatcaaaaaaaagcaaagcCTAAACAAATATAGCTtctgattttgaaaattcatcatcatatggtgTTCAAACGTATTTCATCGactttagattttttttctactaaaTCATTATTCTCATTGGTTTTTCAATTGGTTAACTTattcttcaatttcttttgttaATATGCAACTGTATGAATTCAACGTTTTTCTATTGTGTATTATAGTATTTTatgttcatcatccaatCGTTTTATCTCTATATATTgctttttattcaaattggaATCTTTGAATTGTCATTTGTTCAAATAAATTcgttccataataataaaaaatcattaaatacTGATTCGAACATGTCTAATATGATTATCCCAAACATCTTTCAGTTAATCATTAAAcgtgaaaattttaaacggaccataatatttgaatttgaatttaatttataaCTTTTAGACAGTGGCACCATCTTTCGAGGatttacattgaaaaaacagaacaatttatttttatatttgattgagGAAATGTAGATGTaatgtgaatattttttttttttttttttttttttgtaaataaatcatgatgaatcCAGAGacaataaatgtgtgtgtgtgtgtgtttgtatgtttatAATATTGTGAATTCATTGTAGATTTACAATGGCaatgatattcattcaaataagtgatcgattataattataacaacaaaaaaaatgaaagaaattatAAGGGAAAGAAAGATtataatggataaaaaagattataaagattttttttttttaatagtcatcatttggaatttggaatgaatataaaaacaaattaatcgaaatacaaaaatttatatatattgtgaaATAATATATTAAAATTGTGAAATCTAAgcagaatatttttcaaattacaaaaatttctgtaatatgagaaaaaatgtaTCGAATATAGAGCTACATTGGTGACAAGattcttgatgatggaatCGAAATAATATTTCGGACAATTTAGAGGGGAAAAGCAGCAACTTTTCtctatacaaacaaacaaacaaaaacacacagaatagtgagaaaaaaaagtgagatGCATGAATTGacagataaacaaaaaaaatgtaaaactTGAGATTAAAATGCCTAAtatcaaaaatgttttccatcaattgattgatttaaaatttcgATCAAAGTATTACCGATACGATGATGAACGCGCGcatttaattgaatgaaaatgtgtgatggccaaaaaaaaaaaaataaaatctggACATATGTGCTGACTAGAGGATAATCAGAGGCAAACCAAAAGCCGAATGATAAAGACCAATATGAAAATGTGTGAAActtcccaaaaaaaagatttttgaataatttttaaaaatttgaataaaaacaaaaaaaattacaaataatttcaatggcGAATTTTATAAATATCGAAAGATGGATTGtttggtggtttttttttttttggtgaatcaAACCTCAATCGgatcttcttttttctctttttcatttttaattttactATCAGATTCCAGCTCATCATTACTATCATCCATGTTACGTGAACGTTTACGATGTGATGGCAATTTTTTACTgactttttctttcttatcATCACATTCATAATATTGGTCTTTGTCTTCAAgatcttcattttcattgccTTCTTCATCCTCAAATCCTTCTTCTTCAACAAttaattcttcttcattctCTATATATCTTTCATCGTCATATTGTTGTTTACgttttcttgaatttttagaaacatttatttctttttcatcatcatcgactaATGATTCTTGATCACCACCTTTATTGTTAGTTGCAATCGTAGACGAGATTGTCGTCTGAGGTGATGCTGTTTCAACATCCAATTCAGATTCAATATCTACACCACtaacatcgtcatcaacgGAACATGATTCCGCTCCACTGTTTATCGAACATTCTTCTTcctcatcatcgacatcatcatcaacatcttcatcttcatcatcttcgatCATAGTTGCTTCGCTATTATTACCATCCAATgatccatttgattttttatccgctgaaatttttttgtcactaAGATCCACCAACATATCTAATGCCGATGGATTGCCATTCAGTTTAGGATTCATTTTCCATGCATTTGCCAAGTTAGGTAGAAGCGGATATAATTTTTGCAATGTTTCCAATGTGGGATTACCTGCTGCTTTGGCCAGAACATCGTCCAGATTTTGACCACCACGATTTATAGCGGCAACAACAGCTGCAGCAGAATGTGAATTTCGAAgatgattgttattgttattattattgttcatcacTTTGCCCATAAATGAACGAATCTCTCCAAAATAACTTTCATCTAATGGTAGATTcggttgctgttgttgttgcaatcgtaaaaattctttaattcGATCTGGATCAACCATAGTGGGTGGATGAGATGACTGTGAtgtttgtgatgataatgccaATGTTTGTTGGTCGCtttcatgttttttcaaatgtcgATCCAGATTAGTTTGCTGTCCGAAACAACGATCACACAGGTGGCATTTGAATGGTTTCTCTTTGTTGTGAATATTACGAACATGTCGTTGTAGAttcgatgaaattgaaaaagatcGTTCACAATATTTACATTTGTACGGTTGTTCACCAGTATGTGTTCGAAGATGTCGGGTAAGATTAGCTGAACGTGGAAACATTTTGCCACAGTAACGACAAGCATAACGTTCTTTACCGGAACGATGAGATGTCAATGGATTCGGTGGAACGATTTTAGTAGGCAAATGCGGATGATGGTGACCAGAGTTGAGGTATCGATGTTTTGTAGACGActgttgatgaatatttgaaGACTTCCCtgctgatgttgatgacgcttttgttgttgttgttgttgttgtagtatTCGTTGAAGATGAGGCcgcatttttcatcatcgttggcGATTTATTAATAGAATTtggtgaagatgatgaaatgggAGTGGCAGCAGCAGTAGAAATAGTCGATGTAAAGGTGTTATTAGCTATAGCAGCACCGCTCTGTTCGGATGATTGAACCGGAAATCCATTTGAGTATCGATGCTGACTATgtggatgattatgattcacAACCGGAGCTGATGTATGATTGACACCTAGAAACGCCGATAGGTTTGAACCAAGAAATGAAGACGATCCGGGtgaatgatatgatgaagacgttttcgatgatggagattgctgctgttgatgcTTTAAAGGCGTTTTATTGCTCTGCTGTTGATCTTGAATCAACTTTTTCATCGTTTGAAAAGATTCGAGCcatgaatttgattgttgttgagcaACTGATGTTGGATTTGATGGAATACGTGATCCAGCTATTCCATAAGGTGACGATAATTTTGTAGTTGCTGTTATTGAAGCCAAAAatggattatcattttgattgtttccgTTACCACCATTTATGGCCTGTTTATTTGCAGTGTTTGCCatcaaaaatcgataatgttctagaagaatttgattccaatcaaattgttgGGCATTCATTgcttgttgctgttgctgttgaaaCATTGCAGCTGCAGCTGCTGTTGAAGGATCCATAGCAGCCGCAGCAGCAGGATTACCGTAAAGAAATGCAGTTAACgcttgctgttgttgtcggaTAAGATGATCATTTgccgatgatgacgatgatggtaatgatgaagaacCGAAATGTTGTGCAGCCATTGCAGCGGCCATTGCTTGTTGTAACATTGCGTTATTGGATGATGCACTAGTCGTTTGTAACAATGAATCCAACCCtgttttatgatgatgtttcaatGCTATCGGATTCATTGTTGGTCCAAGACCAGATGGTGAACTCAAATCGAGTGGTTTTTCATCTGGATTATTTCTTCCGTGTTTTTTACCGTTATTTTCATTGGTAGTTTGATCAAGAAAAGAATTGATCGAAAAGTTGGTcgacttttttgtttttgctggTTCATCATTAAGACTATAAGTCGGAGAATCTTTACCAGTAGCATTTCGATGAAATAATTTCGATTGAATTGACTGTGCCAATGCAGCGGCTGTTCGGAAATCAAAATTCGGAGATGTAATACCACCAGATTCAGCACTAGTGTTTGTCGAACCGAATGGAAAcatgtttgaaaatgattcagTGGCAGACAAgtcttgatgatgactagTTGGTGAAGAACGgcgattatgatgacgatgactaTGATTAtgttgtgatgatggtggacGTCCAGACGATGTTGTCGACATTTCTTTCTCTTCTTTGTCtaaatttatttcttttgttcTCTTATTACCGTTACTTTCTAGCTCGTTCGATTCTTGATTATCGCTTATCGATTCTTCTAAggatttcaattttagatTGTTTTCCAATTTACTTGGTTGCTTTGGATCACCATTCAAAGAGAcaatttcttcttcaaaattgtttgaatctCCAGAACGTGATGAAACTGAAGAAGAACGTGATGAAGATCTTTCTgtttcgtcgtcgtttttaTTATCCAATTTATTGTTAACGTTTATATCAGCGTCGTCAATGGAgtttttgtcattgaattcctaaaattaaaaaaaaatatgacaatatctgttcaaattaaaattgactTACCTGTTTGTCTGAAAGTTTATTCTCAACCTGATCATTGAGAAATGTTTGTTGTAACAATAAAGGATTAAGTAGATGGCTAAAAAGTGGATTGGCAGCAGCGGCAGCAGCGGCTAGAGCAAATGTTTGATTCTGTAGATTTAATGGCGAATTCTGAAATAATTGCaacaaatttgaatcaatgttATCATCGGTAAGTTGTGGTGAATCGGTACTGTTCGGAAAGAGAGAAGAAGTAGTCAACAAACTGTTTGAGATGCCAGatttttgttgctgattTGCTTGGgtagatttttttcgaaaataaTCTTCACAGCTATTTCTTGATGCCGTCGAAGTTGTTGGAGAAATTAAAACACCGGTTGCTGTCTTGGAATTCGGAGTTGAAGCGGAATTGGAAGCAGAATCGTTACAAAATCGTTTGTGTTTTGTCAATGCAGTTAcagttgaaaatgattgcGAACAGCGATCACAACGAATTTGTAATCGGCAGTTAG
This window of the Dermatophagoides farinae isolate YC_2012a chromosome 3, ASM2471394v1, whole genome shotgun sequence genome carries:
- the LOC124494763 gene encoding uncharacterized protein LOC124494763, which gives rise to MITDLLPSSLRSTKSNINKSNIESKKNRSIKIVDQNLKITSMAPGNLVSDNHSPVSPTISANTMASYLSSLFPPPPHHNHHNIHSLHPHSDFYSEQYAQTIDKLSSTTNPLLNNHQKFNVDRFSNFSINTTKFVEQQIYAKHFPNLPEKLQVHPNISNDNELMMSNTIMKNFYIATSTDIQRSTTFGPYAAKIGKSRQHLMNADQCFKVTDRSGTFSAWVELQDPQVYNWIAAIRHLNQNLTEAEQKLINNGTNNGNIQSNQKRSTVFVNTSGSNDNSDSYHQQDSDEQKNKSRDANAILLLFCGQIYLEITRDLTRGQELILYSNQVLLIHEHDVCYQDGHRQTGYRYGNGLIIGQTTTNKSSSSSSSTISSVVANLNSNSKHQQLPHHHHHHQQQQQQHQHSNHSTLSDHSIDSLCSNQNNIVDQQFRSSSSRKNRKRRSSLQTATKSISSDVESKLVDNNGDIERKSNDEIDQNELKNEDSSLNNKRCKSHSEHFADEDDDYYDGENDEQPPNDEESNDSNGRYDDSRNSLLDPNEGENREYRCDQCTKIFHWRSNLIRHQASHDHNRRYSCEACRKSFTDQSNLQRHVRSQHLGARAHACPECGKTFATSSGLKQHTHIHSSVKPFRCEVCSKAYTQFSNLCRHKRMHANCRLQIRCDRCSQSFSTVTALTKHKRFCNDSASNSASTPNSKTATGVLISPTTSTASRNSCEDYFRKKSTQANQQQKSGISNSLLTTSSLFPNSTDSPQLTDDNIDSNLLQLFQNSPLNLQNQTFALAAAAAAANPLFSHLLNPLLLQQTFLNDQVENKLSDKQEFNDKNSIDDADINVNNKLDNKNDDETERSSSRSSSVSSRSGDSNNFEEEIVSLNGDPKQPSKLENNLKLKSLEESISDNQESNELESNGNKRTKEINLDKEEKEMSTTSSGRPPSSQHNHSHRHHNRRSSPTSHHQDLSATESFSNMFPFGSTNTSAESGGITSPNFDFRTAAALAQSIQSKLFHRNATGKDSPTYSLNDEPAKTKKSTNFSINSFLDQTTNENNGKKHGRNNPDEKPLDLSSPSGLGPTMNPIALKHHHKTGLDSLLQTTSASSNNAMLQQAMAAAMAAQHFGSSSLPSSSSSANDHLIRQQQQALTAFLYGNPAAAAAMDPSTAAAAAMFQQQQQQAMNAQQFDWNQILLEHYRFLMANTANKQAINGGNGNNQNDNPFLASITATTKLSSPYGIAGSRIPSNPTSVAQQQSNSWLESFQTMKKLIQDQQQSNKTPLKHQQQQSPSSKTSSSYHSPGSSSFLGSNLSAFLGVNHTSAPVVNHNHPHSQHRYSNGFPVQSSEQSGAAIANNTFTSTISTAAATPISSSSPNSINKSPTMMKNAASSSTNTTTTTTTTKASSTSAGKSSNIHQQSSTKHRYLNSGHHHPHLPTKIVPPNPLTSHRSGKERYACRYCGKMFPRSANLTRHLRTHTGEQPYKCKYCERSFSISSNLQRHVRNIHNKEKPFKCHLCDRCFGQQTNLDRHLKKHESDQQTLALSSQTSQSSHPPTMVDPDRIKEFLRLQQQQQPNLPLDESYFGEIRSFMGKVMNNNNNNNNHLRNSHSAAAVVAAINRGGQNLDDVLAKAAGNPTLETLQKLYPLLPNLANAWKMNPKLNGNPSALDMLVDLSDKKISADKKSNGSLDGNNSEATMIEDDEDEDVDDDVDDEEEECSINSGAESCSVDDDVSGVDIESELDVETASPQTTISSTIATNNKGGDQESLVDDDEKEINVSKNSRKRKQQYDDERYIENEEELIVEEEGFEDEEGNENEDLEDKDQYYECDDKKEKVSKKLPSHRKRSRNMDDSNDELESDSKIKNEKEKKEDPIEV